CAATCGGAAGCAGCGCGTGATAGCGGGAGCGAGGACGGTACACGCAACATCGCCGGTCGGATTATCGGAAACACCTAATCCGAGTTTGTGGGAAAATACCAGAAATGATTGTGGTGATCGCTATTCGAGTGATTTGAGCATAGATTTGGTCTCAGGTGTTTGGGCCTCTAGTTTGAAGCAGGCGTGCGGGGGGGGGGACAGCAGTCTCTAGAGTGTGAAGTTCATTCTTGTCCGTCTAGACTCGGATTACGaccctgtctgtctgcctgtctctctctacCTTGACCTTGGACTTCCGTGGAGCTTCCGGTGAGACGTCGTGCAGGCTGCAGACAAAAGACGCATCATGTCGTCCTGGATCCACATCCTGCCGCGCACTCCAGGGCCTCAATCTGGACCGAGTGACATGTGTCAGCTCTCCTCAGGGCTCGTCTTGGAGACGGACGGTGGCGTGTGTGACTGATGCAACACTGGCGCAGCCTCGCTGACGCTTCTGCGGACACAACCAACGACTCTTTAGAATCAGAGAAAAATGCATCATCAATTTTAATTTAGAGTTCGGTAGGACATTCATAAAATCGATACATTACGTATTTAAAAAACCGTCACAACATTTCAGAGCAACTGTTCGATTCTCGCAGTTGGTATGAATTTATCTCCACGGAAACACAATTTTCTAATGATTTGAAGACCCTTTCTAAGTCTGATAAAATTTACGACACTTTTCATCACTTAGACCGAAATAAAACTTcataaactggaaaaaaaataaaataaacgacGTCATAGTATTATTACGTTTATttgcagcaacaaaacaaacgCTCTTTTCACGCGTAAGAAACTCGAAACAAAAAATGGAGAGGAACATCTGATTATATTATCACCAAAAACGCAAATCACGTtctcaaacatacacacacagttccaataatttaaaatttaaattagaATTAAACTTCGAAAATCCTTCCTCTTATCGCAAGTCTTGTCTATTCACAAAGTATtagcaacaaataaataaccacAGCACTATGCTCCAGACTATTAGtgcgaataataataataataataataataataataataataataataataataataatagctttCGTCGTTTGGCTCTTCAGGTCCTCTCGGGTCCACGGGAACGAAAAACTCAATTTAGGATTTGGTTGAAGAGAATTGTCAGTAAAGATGTGAACTTGCAAACCGCGCTGAAGACAGACGCGTCAACATGAAGTTTCTGTCTTTCAAGATACAACAAACGAGCAGATTGACTTCATTTGCGCCCTTGAATGCATCTGGAAGGCTTCCACCCACGAATACCCATCTGTGTACAGTGTATTTAAGTTCAAGTTTTCTTTTGCTCGTTTTCATTTTTACGTCCAAGCGAGGCTCGAGCGTCTTCAGAAACCACCTTTTTCCGTCGAGTTCCAGCTGATGTCTTGTCTTGCTATTCGTTGGCTTTTCTATTTTACAACAATtcggcctgtgtgtgtttaggaCTAAAGAGGCAAACTAGTTACTTTCtgacaagtaaaaaaataaataaaatcaaataaaaagtgCGAATTATAGTGATTCTGTTAGAATGACGCCATTTGTCCCACGACAGTGACTCAGATTTAAGTACGTAGAGAAGACATGAGCCGTGAGGGAAGATTCTGTCAACTAGTTTTAGTTGAAGTGAAAGTTAGCACTGGTTTGGTTGTGACGCGTGTTGAACGTTTGTGGTCGTTGAGATTTAGAGCGAGGAcaaaattattataaattatattattattattataaaaaataataatgatggtCTGAATAAAGTACAGACGAAGGCTCTTCTTTTTGAACGTTCATAAGAGAGAAACGCTTGTACGAATGAAAACGCGAAATACAAAGTTACACTGTTacgttttttaaaaacaaatattggaCTCAATTACTTAGGATAGATTTATTTTTCTCGACAACAGAACCGAGCTGATGGACCTGAAAGACAGTCGGCCAACTCAGAGCAGCCCCCCTTCCCCCCTCAAATACCCCTTTAAGGGTCCGGGTCTGCGCGCCGCGGACCAATCAGCGCTCTGGGACTCAAGCAGCGGACCCGGCGTCGCGGCTGAGGCGTGGGCTCTTTAAAGGGCGGGACCAGCCGAACTCGCAGGCTTCATCTCATGGGACTCGTTATCAGGTCACGTGCCACGCTCTTAATGAAGTGGACACAGTGGGGCCGCGCAGTGCGCATGCGCCGAGTGTAAAATGTAGTTGGAAATGAGGTGTCCGTCCTGGAGTAGTCGACTTTTAAAAAGCTCCGGCAGCTCCTGATATGACGACTTCGCTGGTGCTGCACCCGCGCTGGCCGGACGCGCTCATGTACGTTTACGAAAAGAGCTCCAATGACAACAGCCCAAACAAGAGCCAGACCATGGACGGACTGAGCGCCAACTGCCCGGCGAGCCACTGCAGGGAGCTGATGTCGCACCCAGCGCTGGGCCGACACTCCGGCACCATCGCGACCCACCAGAGCTCCGTCTACTCGGATATCTCCCCGGGCGACGGCGGACGTCAATGCCCGGCGCCCCAGACCTCGTCCAGCGCGTCCCTCGGCTACGGGTACCCGTTCGGGAATCCGTACTACGGCTGCAGACTGTCCCACTCGCACAACCTGCAGCAGAAGCCGTGCTCGTACCACCCCGCGGAGAAGTACGCCGAACCCAGCGGCGCGCTGACCGGCGAGGAACTGACCACCCGGGCCAAGGAGTTCGCCTTCTACCCGAGCTTCGCCAGCTCCTACCAGGCGGTCCCGGGATACCTGGACGTGTCTGTGGTGCCAGGGATCAGCGCGCACCCGGAGCCGCGACACGACGCTCTCATCCCCATGGAAGGGTACCAGCACTGGGCTCTGTCCAATGGCTGGGACGGACAGGTGTACTGCTCCAAGGACCAGAGCCAGTCCCATCTGTGGAAGTCACCTTTCCCAGGTAAACCGGTCAGTCCCGCGCGcgtctgcctgtgtgtgtgtgtgtgggtgcacgGTCACCCCGGTCCTAGAACCGGATGTTGGACCACTCTAATGGATTGCGACGCAAAAGCATTCAGTAATGCTCTGGACGGCACCGCAGCAACGGTTCCGGTATCTTTAGAACCGCGGTTTCGCAGCCTTGTCACGTGATGAAGACGCTATTGCAACAGGACCAGAACCGCTGGCGCCCCCACCCCTCCCAGTAAGACAATATGCGATGCCTACTGTGTTCCGACTGGGCTCATAAATCAGGCTGCGTCCGGATCACGTCGACACGAATTGTTCTGATCCACTTCCGACTCACGAACAGACTGACACTCGATCGCAAGAGTGAACTGg
This portion of the Synchiropus splendidus isolate RoL2022-P1 chromosome 18, RoL_Sspl_1.0, whole genome shotgun sequence genome encodes:
- the hoxc13a gene encoding homeobox protein Hox-C13a, which encodes MTTSLVLHPRWPDALMYVYEKSSNDNSPNKSQTMDGLSANCPASHCRELMSHPALGRHSGTIATHQSSVYSDISPGDGGRQCPAPQTSSSASLGYGYPFGNPYYGCRLSHSHNLQQKPCSYHPAEKYAEPSGALTGEELTTRAKEFAFYPSFASSYQAVPGYLDVSVVPGISAHPEPRHDALIPMEGYQHWALSNGWDGQVYCSKDQSQSHLWKSPFPDVVPLQPEVSSYRRGRKKRVPYTKVQLKELEKEYAASKFITKDKRRRISAATNLSERQVTIWFQNRRVKEKKFVSKSKNSHMHAT